One window from the genome of Micromonospora aurantiaca ATCC 27029 encodes:
- a CDS encoding DUF5926 family protein, with translation MSKRRKNQRAGEATPKREKVRDVFVPRPFEGLTDEPEWIALRELVPAASAPLRLTPELIEEYGDRPVTLATVLPMAAPAMTKPDGRVFIGLQRHQQSGDVSRDLADALISALRTEPGGQVSVPPLPGPGPRLQDILVDGPLEITMHDGFDFWLDPGAADDPNVQASLERANSAIYPTVKLAAAPAAYWCQVPEKAHVRLVLPEDEDAALDALSRLAAAGALTLGDDTKFAGMFRAHGRLAPVWDLPEDTPAAEWEAPVAEFAKRYAEAVAEREPLDAASRRARQGLLGRQLTLR, from the coding sequence ATGAGCAAGCGTCGGAAGAACCAGCGGGCCGGCGAGGCCACCCCGAAGCGGGAGAAGGTGCGCGACGTCTTCGTGCCCCGGCCGTTCGAGGGCCTGACGGACGAGCCGGAGTGGATCGCCCTGCGCGAGCTGGTCCCGGCCGCGTCCGCGCCGCTGCGGCTGACCCCGGAACTGATCGAGGAGTACGGCGACCGGCCGGTCACGCTGGCCACCGTACTGCCGATGGCCGCCCCGGCGATGACCAAGCCCGACGGGCGGGTCTTCATCGGCCTGCAACGGCACCAGCAGTCCGGCGACGTCTCCCGTGACCTGGCCGACGCGCTGATCTCCGCGCTGCGCACCGAGCCGGGCGGCCAGGTGAGCGTGCCGCCGCTGCCCGGGCCGGGCCCCCGCCTCCAGGACATCCTGGTGGACGGCCCGCTGGAGATCACCATGCACGACGGGTTCGACTTCTGGCTCGACCCGGGCGCCGCCGACGACCCGAACGTCCAGGCGTCCCTGGAGCGGGCCAACTCGGCGATCTACCCGACCGTCAAGCTGGCCGCCGCGCCGGCCGCGTACTGGTGTCAGGTGCCGGAGAAGGCCCACGTGCGCCTGGTCCTGCCGGAGGACGAGGACGCCGCGCTGGACGCGCTGTCCCGGCTCGCCGCGGCGGGCGCGCTGACGCTCGGCGACGACACGAAGTTCGCGGGCATGTTCCGGGCGCACGGGCGCCTCGCGCCGGTCTGGGACCTGCCGGAGGACACCCCGGCCGCCGAGTGGGAGGCGCCGGTGGCGGAGTTCGCCAAGCGCTACGCCGAGGCGGTCGCGGAGCGGGAGCCGCTCGACGCGGCCAGCCGCCGGGCCCGCCAGGGCCTGCTCGGCCGGCAGCTGACGCTGCGCTGA
- a CDS encoding arginine deiminase, whose amino-acid sequence MTHYVDSEVARLGTVLLHRPGPELARLTPRNNDSLLFDAIPWVGRAQEEHDAFAAALRSRGVEVLYLADLLVETLAVADARAELTDRVLRSRRLGHTLRRRVADHLAYLDPAGLADVLTAGLAHEELRIGADRPGGLVWTLMDRHDFVIDPLPNLLFTRDSSVWIGDRVGVTSLAMPARRRETTLTDAIYRYHPRFVGTEFVYHPRLEHLEGGDVLLLAPGVLAVGVGERTTPAGAERLARQVFAAGLAHTILVVPIAQERATMHLDTICTMVDVDAVLMYANVADQMSAYTVIAGADGDDLRVDGPAPFLRAAADAMDLDQLRVIDTGLDPVTAEREQWDDGNNTLAIAPRLCVGYERNVETNAQLERAGIEVIAIAGSELGSGRGGPRCMSCPLVREKGGAA is encoded by the coding sequence GTGACCCACTATGTGGACAGCGAAGTCGCCCGCCTCGGGACGGTGCTGCTGCACCGCCCGGGACCGGAACTGGCCCGCCTCACCCCGCGGAACAACGACAGTCTCCTCTTCGACGCTATCCCATGGGTGGGACGCGCGCAGGAGGAGCACGACGCGTTCGCGGCGGCGCTGCGGTCCCGCGGGGTCGAGGTGCTCTACCTGGCCGACCTGCTGGTCGAGACGCTCGCCGTGGCGGACGCCCGGGCCGAGCTGACCGACCGGGTGCTGCGGTCCCGCCGGCTCGGCCACACGCTGCGACGCCGGGTCGCCGACCATCTGGCGTACCTCGACCCGGCCGGACTGGCCGACGTCCTCACCGCCGGGCTCGCCCACGAGGAACTGCGGATCGGCGCCGACCGCCCCGGCGGTCTGGTCTGGACGCTCATGGACCGGCACGACTTCGTCATCGATCCGCTGCCCAACCTGCTGTTCACCCGCGACTCGTCGGTCTGGATCGGCGACCGGGTCGGTGTGACCAGCCTGGCCATGCCGGCCCGGCGGCGGGAGACCACGCTCACCGACGCGATCTACCGCTACCACCCGCGCTTCGTCGGCACCGAGTTCGTCTACCACCCCCGGCTGGAGCACCTGGAGGGCGGCGACGTGCTGCTGCTCGCGCCGGGCGTGCTCGCCGTCGGCGTCGGCGAACGCACCACCCCGGCCGGCGCGGAACGGCTGGCCCGGCAGGTGTTCGCGGCCGGGCTGGCGCACACCATCCTGGTGGTGCCGATCGCGCAGGAACGCGCCACCATGCACCTGGACACGATCTGCACCATGGTCGACGTCGACGCCGTGCTGATGTACGCGAACGTCGCCGACCAGATGTCCGCGTACACGGTCATCGCCGGCGCGGACGGCGACGACCTGCGGGTCGACGGGCCGGCGCCGTTCCTGCGGGCCGCCGCCGACGCGATGGACCTCGACCAGCTCCGGGTGATCGACACCGGCCTCGACCCGGTCACCGCCGAACGCGAGCAGTGGGACGACGGCAACAACACGCTCGCGATCGCGCCCCGGCTGTGCGTCGGCTACGAGCGCAACGTGGAGACCAACGCGCAACTGGAACGGGCCGGCATCGAGGTGATCGCCATCGCCGGGTCGGAGCTGGGCTCCGGGCGGGGCGGCCCGCGCTGCATGTCCTGCCCGCTGGTGCGGGAGAAGGGCGGGGCCGCCTGA
- the pheA gene encoding prephenate dehydratase yields the protein MPGTPPTRFVYLGPEGTFAEQALRTVPAAERGDRTPARSVGEALDAVRAGEADAALVPLENSIGGAVGVTLDELVEGDPLVITREVVLPVEFVLAARTGTTLSDVRSVAAHPQASTQCRGWLREHLPDATVVDVLSNGAAAAGAASGEYDAAICAPIGATRHRLAVLADKIADHPDAVTRFALVSRPGPPPPPTGDDLTSLAVCLAHDRVGALLAVLMELAVRGVNMTRIESRPTGEALGRYVFFLDCAGHVADVRLGEALQGLRRVCADVRFLGSYPRHRWSTAAGDQQTPVPAGLTDADYADAAAWVSRLRAGELS from the coding sequence ATGCCGGGAACACCGCCGACCCGCTTCGTCTACCTGGGCCCCGAGGGCACCTTCGCCGAGCAGGCCCTGCGAACGGTGCCCGCCGCCGAGCGCGGGGACCGCACACCCGCCCGCAGCGTCGGCGAGGCGCTCGACGCGGTACGCGCCGGGGAGGCGGACGCGGCGCTGGTGCCGCTGGAGAACTCCATCGGCGGCGCGGTCGGGGTGACGCTCGACGAACTGGTCGAGGGCGACCCGCTGGTGATCACCCGCGAGGTGGTCCTGCCGGTGGAGTTCGTGCTGGCCGCCCGCACCGGCACCACGCTGTCCGACGTCCGCTCCGTCGCGGCCCACCCGCAGGCGTCCACCCAGTGCCGGGGGTGGCTGCGGGAGCACCTGCCCGACGCCACAGTGGTCGACGTGCTCTCCAACGGCGCCGCGGCGGCCGGTGCGGCGAGCGGCGAGTACGACGCCGCCATCTGCGCCCCGATCGGCGCGACCCGGCACCGGCTCGCGGTGCTGGCTGACAAGATCGCCGACCACCCGGACGCGGTCACCCGCTTCGCGCTGGTGTCCCGCCCCGGTCCGCCCCCGCCGCCCACCGGCGACGACCTGACCTCGCTCGCGGTGTGCCTCGCGCACGACCGGGTGGGTGCGCTGCTGGCGGTGCTGATGGAGCTGGCGGTGCGCGGCGTGAACATGACCCGGATCGAGTCCCGCCCGACCGGCGAGGCGCTCGGCCGCTACGTGTTCTTCCTGGACTGCGCCGGACACGTCGCCGACGTACGCCTCGGCGAGGCGTTGCAGGGGCTGCGCCGGGTCTGCGCCGACGTGCGGTTCCTGGGGTCGTACCCCCGGCACCGCTGGAGCACGGCGGCGGGTGACCAGCAGACGCCGGTGCCGGCCGGGCTCACCGACGCCGACTACGCCGACGCGGCGGCCTGGGTGTCCCGGCTGCGGGCCGGCGAGCTGAGCTGA
- a CDS encoding AIM24 family protein, with protein sequence MRSALFSAENLEKESQQPGMRLQNSKMLKIELNGEAMARVGSMVAYQGQVQFQALGSGGIGKFIKQRLTGEGVPLMKLSGRGDVFLADFAKDVHVIDLEPGDALSINGSSVLAFDSTLQYDIKMVGGAGFASSSGLFNCVFTGHGRIAVTTKGTPVVLNVDAPTYVDPQAAVCWSANLQTGYHRAEQLGLGTLLGRSTGEAFTMSFAGQGFVVVQPSEEPPVAGSGSQQQGGVLGGLLQ encoded by the coding sequence ATGCGCAGCGCGCTGTTCTCCGCGGAGAACCTTGAGAAGGAGTCCCAGCAGCCCGGCATGCGGTTGCAGAACTCCAAGATGCTGAAGATCGAGCTGAACGGCGAGGCGATGGCCCGGGTCGGGTCGATGGTCGCCTACCAGGGGCAGGTGCAGTTCCAGGCCCTCGGTTCCGGCGGCATCGGCAAGTTCATCAAGCAGCGGCTCACCGGTGAGGGAGTGCCGCTGATGAAGCTCTCCGGCCGCGGCGACGTCTTCCTCGCCGACTTCGCCAAGGACGTGCACGTCATCGACCTGGAGCCGGGCGACGCGCTGTCCATCAACGGCTCCAGCGTGCTGGCGTTCGACTCGACGCTCCAGTACGATATCAAGATGGTCGGCGGCGCCGGTTTCGCGTCCTCGTCCGGCCTGTTCAACTGCGTCTTCACCGGCCACGGCCGGATCGCCGTCACCACCAAGGGCACCCCGGTGGTGCTCAACGTGGACGCGCCGACGTACGTCGACCCGCAGGCGGCGGTCTGCTGGTCGGCGAACCTCCAGACCGGCTACCACCGCGCCGAGCAGCTCGGCCTGGGCACGTTGCTCGGCCGCAGCACCGGTGAGGCGTTCACGATGAGCTTCGCTGGCCAGGGCTTCGTCGTGGTCCAGCCCTCGGAGGAACCTCCGGTGGCCGGCAGCGGCTCCCAGCAGCAGGGCGGCGTGCTCGGCGGCCTGCTTCAGTGA
- a CDS encoding metallopeptidase family protein produces MEMSRDRFEELVGEALDEVPEELLGLMSNVVILVEDDPPPGEDLLGLYEGHALTSRGWDYSGVLPDRILIYRNPILAICDTDDDVVDEVAVTVVHEIAHHFGIDDERLHALGWG; encoded by the coding sequence GTGGAGATGAGCCGGGACCGGTTCGAGGAACTGGTCGGTGAGGCGCTCGACGAGGTGCCCGAGGAACTGCTCGGGTTGATGAGCAACGTGGTCATCCTGGTGGAGGACGACCCGCCGCCGGGTGAGGACCTGCTCGGCCTGTACGAGGGGCACGCGCTCACCTCTCGCGGCTGGGACTACTCCGGCGTGCTGCCCGACCGCATCCTGATCTACCGCAACCCGATCCTGGCGATCTGCGACACCGACGACGACGTCGTCGACGAGGTGGCGGTGACAGTGGTGCACGAGATCGCCCACCACTTCGGCATCGACGACGAGCGCCTGCACGCCCTGGGCTGGGGCTGA
- a CDS encoding OsmC family protein has protein sequence MPIRTASARWQGNLTEGSGTVRTGKGGLSGNYSFKSRFEEGEGTNPEELIGAAHAGCFSMALSKQLADAGAQETAVETTAKVHFDKTDAGMTVTRIDLETVGQVPGIDQAEFTKLAEAAKENCPISRLLSPGAQITLNARLA, from the coding sequence ATGCCTATCCGTACCGCATCCGCTCGCTGGCAGGGCAACCTCACCGAGGGGTCCGGCACCGTCCGCACCGGCAAGGGCGGCCTGTCCGGCAACTACTCCTTCAAGTCGCGCTTCGAGGAGGGCGAGGGCACCAACCCCGAGGAGCTGATCGGCGCCGCGCACGCCGGCTGCTTCTCGATGGCTCTCTCCAAGCAGCTCGCCGACGCCGGCGCCCAGGAGACGGCGGTGGAGACCACCGCCAAGGTGCACTTCGACAAGACCGACGCCGGCATGACCGTGACCCGCATCGACCTGGAGACCGTGGGCCAGGTTCCGGGCATCGACCAGGCCGAGTTCACCAAGCTCGCCGAGGCGGCCAAGGAGAACTGCCCGATCTCCCGGCTGCTGTCGCCGGGCGCGCAGATCACGCTGAACGCCCGTCTGGCCTGA
- a CDS encoding HAD family hydrolase, whose amino-acid sequence MTRPGLPKLIATDLDGTLVRSDETVSAYTHRVLDRVRSAGIPVVGATGRGPRLTELTRNDIRAADFLVMAGGGRVVDQSDPEGPLVLRDERLPGEVLARILTDLEAAVGPLTVMVEASDEHDAPLWGDYHPSWPYPDRFEARSRVECLSCDVIKAFARTADHHVDELLTAARAIVPPDVATLTQAGLGFIEICPPRTDKASGLSVIAERLGVDPADVLVFGDQPNDLPMFDWAGWARVAVANAHPEVRAAADEITLRNDDDGVAVYLDRLLSR is encoded by the coding sequence ATGACCCGCCCGGGACTGCCCAAGCTGATCGCCACCGACCTCGACGGCACGCTCGTCCGCAGCGACGAGACCGTCTCCGCGTACACCCATCGGGTGCTGGACCGGGTGCGGTCCGCCGGGATCCCGGTGGTCGGCGCGACCGGCCGCGGACCGCGCCTGACCGAACTCACCCGTAACGACATCCGGGCCGCCGACTTCCTGGTGATGGCCGGCGGCGGCCGGGTGGTGGACCAGAGCGACCCGGAAGGGCCCCTGGTGCTGCGGGACGAGCGGCTGCCCGGCGAGGTGCTGGCCCGCATCCTCACCGACCTGGAAGCGGCGGTCGGCCCGCTCACCGTGATGGTCGAGGCGTCGGACGAGCACGACGCACCGCTGTGGGGCGACTACCACCCGAGCTGGCCCTACCCGGACCGGTTCGAGGCGCGCAGCCGGGTCGAATGCCTGTCCTGCGACGTGATCAAGGCGTTCGCCCGGACCGCCGACCACCACGTGGACGAGCTGCTGACGGCCGCGCGGGCGATCGTGCCGCCGGACGTGGCCACGCTCACCCAGGCCGGGCTCGGCTTCATCGAGATCTGCCCGCCCCGCACCGACAAGGCCAGCGGGCTCAGCGTCATCGCCGAGCGGCTCGGTGTGGACCCGGCCGACGTGCTGGTCTTCGGCGACCAGCCGAACGACCTGCCGATGTTCGACTGGGCGGGATGGGCACGGGTGGCGGTGGCGAACGCCCACCCGGAGGTGCGCGCCGCGGCGGACGAGATCACCCTGCGCAACGACGACGACGGGGTCGCGGTCTACCTGGACCGGCTACTCTCCCGGTGA
- a CDS encoding HAD family hydrolase: MEDPPRLVASDIDGTLLRDDRTLSPRTAAVLARIAAAGTPVVLVTGRPIRWLPMVYEQLAAPLPAICANGAVVYDPATDQVLRADPLAPELLAEVARRLRAEVPGVSLAVEIVDSRQMRHEVHYPLRWDADLDAIRAVESPEELLAAPAVKLLARAGEQDPDVFVRVVAGALEGLAEATHSSYSGLIEISAAGVTKAAGLAWYAERLGVDERDVVAFGDMPNDVPMLAWAGRAVAVANAHPAVREIAHEVTGPNTEDGVAAYLEKVFELD; the protein is encoded by the coding sequence ATGGAAGATCCACCTCGGCTCGTCGCCTCCGACATCGACGGCACGCTGCTGCGCGACGACCGGACGCTCAGCCCGCGTACCGCCGCGGTGCTGGCCCGCATCGCCGCCGCCGGCACCCCGGTGGTCCTGGTCACCGGCCGTCCGATCCGCTGGCTCCCGATGGTGTACGAGCAGCTCGCCGCGCCGCTGCCGGCCATCTGCGCCAACGGCGCGGTGGTGTACGACCCGGCCACCGACCAGGTGCTGCGGGCCGACCCGCTCGCCCCGGAACTGCTGGCCGAGGTGGCCCGGAGGCTGCGCGCCGAGGTGCCCGGCGTGAGCCTCGCCGTGGAGATCGTGGACAGCCGCCAGATGCGGCACGAGGTGCACTACCCGCTGCGCTGGGACGCCGACCTCGACGCCATCCGGGCCGTCGAGTCGCCGGAGGAACTGCTGGCCGCGCCCGCGGTGAAGTTGCTGGCCCGGGCCGGTGAGCAGGATCCGGACGTCTTCGTGCGGGTGGTGGCGGGCGCCCTGGAAGGGCTGGCCGAGGCGACCCACTCGTCGTACAGCGGGCTGATCGAGATCTCGGCCGCCGGTGTGACCAAGGCGGCGGGCCTGGCCTGGTACGCGGAGCGGCTGGGCGTCGACGAGCGGGACGTGGTGGCCTTCGGCGACATGCCCAACGACGTGCCGATGCTGGCCTGGGCCGGACGGGCGGTGGCCGTCGCCAACGCCCATCCGGCCGTACGGGAGATCGCACACGAGGTCACCGGGCCGAACACCGAGGACGGCGTGGCCGCGTACCTGGAGAAGGTCTTCGAGCTGGACTGA
- a CDS encoding bacterial proteasome activator family protein, with the protein MGAMTEAHSAGHDDEQGNDGIPGTVVVVGPDGRPVGTVQTDEGKGEDPTRLVEQPAKVMRIGSMIKQLLEEVKAAPLDDASRHRMREIHERSIVELKEGLAPELREELERISLPFTEQQAPSESELRIAHAQLVGWLEGLFHGIQAALVAQQMAARVQLEQMRSGRQALPSGPGGVMPGMPGMPGGGEGHAPGQYL; encoded by the coding sequence ATGGGTGCCATGACCGAAGCGCACTCCGCCGGACACGACGACGAACAGGGCAACGATGGCATCCCCGGCACCGTGGTGGTGGTCGGGCCGGACGGCCGCCCGGTCGGCACGGTGCAGACCGACGAGGGCAAGGGCGAGGACCCGACCCGTCTGGTCGAGCAGCCGGCCAAGGTGATGCGGATCGGCAGCATGATCAAGCAGCTGCTGGAGGAGGTGAAGGCGGCGCCGCTCGACGACGCGAGCCGGCACCGGATGCGGGAGATCCACGAGCGCTCGATCGTCGAGTTGAAGGAGGGCCTCGCCCCCGAGCTGCGCGAGGAGCTGGAGCGGATCTCGCTGCCGTTCACCGAGCAGCAGGCGCCGAGCGAGAGCGAGCTGCGGATCGCGCACGCCCAGCTGGTGGGCTGGCTGGAAGGGCTGTTCCACGGCATCCAGGCCGCACTGGTGGCCCAGCAGATGGCCGCCCGCGTCCAGCTGGAGCAGATGCGTTCCGGCCGCCAGGCGCTGCCCAGCGGCCCGGGCGGCGTGATGCCGGGCATGCCCGGGATGCCCGGCGGCGGCGAGGGCCACGCGCCCGGCCAGTACCTGTGA
- a CDS encoding alpha/beta hydrolase family protein: protein MLSDPREVLTRPSPPPDATVSYGDHPDQCADLRLPAGDGPPRPLVVVVHGGFWRAEYDRAHTGPMAAALAALGHPVAQIEYRRTGRPDGGWPHTLTDVRAGIAALPELAAAALPGRVAPVPPILVGHSAGGHLALYVAAHAPETVGGVLALAPVADLAQAYRLDLDEGAVAALLGGGPDDVPDRYAAADPSALVPIRTRTVVIHGDQDVQVPIAISRSWVAADRATGGSATLVELPECEHFGLIAPGSTAWPQVVEALRSLHDDLPGIDAASSTR, encoded by the coding sequence ATGCTCTCCGACCCGCGCGAGGTGCTGACCCGCCCGTCCCCGCCCCCGGATGCCACGGTCTCCTACGGCGACCATCCGGACCAGTGCGCCGACCTGCGCCTCCCGGCCGGCGACGGGCCGCCCCGGCCGCTGGTGGTCGTGGTGCACGGCGGCTTCTGGCGGGCGGAGTACGACAGGGCCCACACCGGCCCGATGGCGGCGGCGCTCGCCGCGCTCGGCCACCCGGTCGCGCAGATCGAGTACCGCCGGACCGGCCGGCCGGACGGAGGCTGGCCGCACACGCTGACCGACGTCCGCGCCGGGATCGCCGCGCTGCCGGAACTCGCCGCCGCCGCGCTGCCCGGCCGGGTGGCGCCCGTGCCGCCGATCCTGGTCGGTCACTCCGCGGGCGGGCACCTGGCCCTGTACGTGGCCGCGCACGCCCCGGAGACGGTCGGCGGGGTGCTCGCGCTGGCGCCGGTGGCCGACCTCGCGCAGGCGTACCGGCTGGACCTGGACGAGGGTGCGGTGGCCGCGCTGCTCGGCGGCGGCCCGGACGACGTGCCGGACCGGTACGCCGCAGCGGATCCATCGGCATTGGTGCCCATCCGAACACGCACAGTAGTCATCCACGGTGATCAAGATGTCCAGGTCCCGATCGCGATCAGCCGATCCTGGGTGGCGGCAGATCGGGCCACCGGAGGCTCCGCCACGCTCGTTGAGCTGCCCGAATGCGAGCATTTCGGGCTGATCGCACCGGGCTCCACCGCATGGCCCCAGGTGGTGGAGGCGTTGCGGTCGCTTCACGATGATCTTCCGGGCATTGACGCAGCGTCGTCGACCAGGTAG
- a CDS encoding ABC transporter substrate-binding protein — MAQMNRRRALQLLAALGTTGLAAGCGSGDDTGDEAGSGSPIKVGLIVPGSGANKAIGDEITNGFQLFLSMRGQQIAGHPVTVVTAEEGDTAATGKAAVDRLLKEGVLALTGVVSPTVMTGIKDAVEEARVPLLGSNASPSTLQGVVYIWRTSYVLTEPGEALGEYLRQKLDASSRIAIFGTRGPGSQDVIEGLRRAYERGRRLTEDPIFTDDDPNPSRSLYSGPIRKALGRNPDAVFCHYSGAQAVQFVKQLYAQGYRGPIYAPGFLTEGTALDQLDDGEKGRERKLIQTYGIETALNYSADLNNTANRIFASAYRKTFNSAPTTYAMASYDAALVLDKAIRLAGGNPSPQQVNLALGKVGQVDSPRGTWQFNQTRTPQQKWYLRRVQTDGRLLSNVVINELATLG; from the coding sequence GTGGCACAGATGAACCGCAGGCGGGCGCTGCAACTGCTGGCCGCGCTGGGTACCACCGGACTGGCGGCGGGTTGCGGATCCGGGGACGACACCGGGGACGAGGCCGGATCCGGCAGCCCGATCAAAGTCGGGCTGATCGTGCCCGGCAGCGGGGCGAACAAGGCCATCGGTGACGAGATCACCAACGGTTTCCAGCTCTTCCTCAGCATGCGCGGCCAGCAGATCGCCGGTCACCCGGTCACGGTCGTGACCGCCGAGGAGGGCGACACCGCCGCCACCGGAAAGGCCGCCGTCGACCGGCTGCTCAAGGAGGGCGTGCTCGCGCTCACCGGCGTGGTCAGCCCCACCGTGATGACCGGCATCAAGGACGCGGTCGAGGAGGCCCGGGTGCCCCTGCTGGGCTCCAACGCCTCCCCGTCGACGCTCCAGGGCGTCGTCTACATCTGGCGCACGTCGTACGTGCTGACCGAGCCCGGTGAGGCGCTCGGCGAGTACCTGCGCCAGAAGCTGGACGCGTCGAGCCGGATCGCCATCTTCGGCACCCGCGGCCCGGGCAGCCAGGACGTCATCGAAGGGCTGCGGCGCGCGTACGAGCGGGGCCGCCGGCTCACCGAGGATCCGATCTTCACCGACGACGACCCCAACCCCTCCCGGTCGCTCTACTCCGGGCCGATCCGCAAGGCGCTCGGGCGCAACCCGGACGCGGTCTTCTGCCACTACTCCGGCGCGCAGGCCGTGCAGTTCGTCAAGCAGCTCTACGCCCAGGGCTACCGGGGACCGATCTACGCCCCCGGTTTCCTCACCGAGGGCACCGCGCTCGACCAGCTCGACGACGGGGAGAAGGGCCGCGAGCGCAAGCTGATCCAGACGTACGGCATCGAGACCGCGCTCAACTACTCGGCCGACCTCAACAACACCGCGAACCGGATCTTCGCCTCCGCGTACCGGAAGACGTTCAACTCGGCGCCCACCACGTACGCGATGGCCTCCTACGACGCCGCGCTGGTGCTGGACAAGGCGATCCGGCTGGCCGGGGGGAACCCCTCGCCGCAGCAGGTCAACCTGGCGCTCGGCAAGGTCGGCCAGGTGGACAGCCCGCGCGGCACCTGGCAGTTCAACCAGACGCGTACCCCGCAGCAGAAGTGGTACCTGCGCCGGGTGCAGACCGACGGCCGGCTGCTCTCCAACGTCGTGATCAACGAGCTGGCGACGCTGGGCTGA
- the ddaH gene encoding dimethylargininase yields MVTVNQQRVSRKRTYLMCSPEHFTVEYAINPWMDVTTPVDADLAVKQWDRLRETLVGLGHEVHLLTPEAGLPDMVYAANGAFVVDGSVYGARFKHEQRSAEAAAHRAFYEQQGWRFIAPSETNEGEGDFAYLPEAHGGLILAGYGFRTEPAAHAEAQEALGRPVVSLHLVDPRFYHLDVALASIDDENVVYYPGAFSAASQKVLAQLFPDAIVADDEDALAFGLNLVSDGLNVVLNNEAIRLAGKLKAAGYHPVPVELAELKKGGGSVKCCIAELRH; encoded by the coding sequence TTGGTGACCGTGAACCAGCAGCGAGTCTCGCGAAAGCGGACATATCTCATGTGCTCGCCCGAGCACTTCACGGTCGAGTACGCGATCAACCCGTGGATGGACGTGACCACGCCGGTCGACGCCGACCTGGCGGTCAAGCAGTGGGACCGGCTGCGCGAGACGCTCGTCGGGCTGGGCCACGAGGTGCACCTGCTCACCCCCGAGGCGGGTCTGCCGGACATGGTCTACGCGGCCAACGGTGCCTTCGTGGTCGACGGCAGCGTCTACGGCGCCCGGTTCAAGCACGAGCAGCGGTCCGCCGAGGCCGCCGCGCACCGGGCGTTCTACGAGCAGCAGGGCTGGCGGTTCATCGCGCCGAGCGAGACGAACGAGGGTGAGGGCGACTTCGCGTACCTGCCGGAGGCGCACGGCGGCCTGATCCTGGCCGGGTACGGCTTCCGGACGGAGCCGGCCGCGCACGCCGAGGCGCAGGAGGCGCTCGGGCGGCCGGTGGTCTCGCTGCACCTGGTCGACCCGCGCTTCTACCACCTGGACGTCGCGCTGGCCTCGATCGACGACGAGAACGTCGTCTACTACCCGGGGGCCTTCTCGGCTGCGAGCCAGAAGGTGCTGGCCCAGCTGTTCCCGGACGCGATCGTCGCGGACGACGAGGACGCGCTGGCGTTCGGCCTGAACCTGGTCAGCGACGGGCTCAACGTGGTGCTGAACAACGAGGCGATCCGGCTCGCCGGCAAGCTGAAGGCGGCCGGCTACCACCCGGTCCCGGTGGAGCTGGCCGAGCTGAAGAAGGGCGGTGGCAGCGTGAAGTGCTGCATCGCCGAGCTGCGGCACTGA
- a CDS encoding Lrp/AsnC family transcriptional regulator encodes MQIDAVDQRIIALLVADARASYADIGSRVSLSAPAVKRRVDRLRSAGVIRGFTAVVDPAAVGWTTEAFVELFCAGRTTPAQIGAAARRHPEVVGAYTVSGEADALVHLRAADISHLEEALERLRAESFVTSSRSTIVLSRLVESPGVGPSTP; translated from the coding sequence TTGCAGATAGACGCGGTTGACCAGCGAATCATTGCGTTACTCGTCGCGGATGCTCGCGCCTCGTACGCGGACATCGGCAGCCGGGTGTCACTCTCCGCCCCCGCCGTCAAGCGACGCGTCGACCGCCTCCGATCCGCCGGGGTGATCCGGGGATTCACCGCCGTCGTCGACCCGGCCGCGGTCGGCTGGACCACCGAGGCGTTCGTCGAGCTGTTCTGCGCCGGCCGGACCACGCCGGCGCAGATCGGCGCCGCCGCCCGCCGGCACCCCGAGGTGGTCGGCGCGTACACCGTCTCCGGCGAGGCGGACGCGCTCGTGCACCTGCGCGCCGCGGACATCTCCCACCTGGAGGAGGCGCTGGAACGGCTGCGCGCCGAATCGTTCGTCACCTCGTCCCGCAGCACCATCGTGCTCTCCCGGCTGGTCGAGTCCCCCGGCGTCGGACCGTCCA